Proteins found in one Mustela lutreola isolate mMusLut2 chromosome 10, mMusLut2.pri, whole genome shotgun sequence genomic segment:
- the HAO2 gene encoding 2-Hydroxyacid oxidase 2 isoform X2 yields MSRSEPGFPQLPLDTTLARDWKTLTSGPEMPLVCLTDFQAYAQEHLSKSTWDFIEGGSDECFTRDDNIAAFKRIRLRPRYLRDVREVDTRTTVQGEEVTAPICIAPTGFHGLVWPDGEMSTARAAQAAGICYIISTYASCSLEDIVATAPRGLKWFQLYATSDRQLNKQLVQRAEALGFKALVITVDTPKMGNRRCDFRNQLDLQRNLLLKDLRSPKEKHTTPYFQMSPIDSSFCWNDITWLQSQTRLRIILKGILTKEDAELAVKHNVHGIIVSNHGGRQLDDVPASIDALTEVVAAVKGKMEVYLDGGIRTGNDVLKALALGAKCVFLGRPILWGLAYKGEHGVEEVLNLIKNEFHTSMSLTGCRSVAEINQDLVQFSRL; encoded by the exons ATGTCCCGCAGTGAGCCAGGATTTCCACAGCTGCCTCTGGACACCACTCTCGCCAGGGACTGGAAGACGCTAACATCAG GTCCAGAAATGCCCTTGGTGTGTTTGACAGATTTTCAGGCTTATGCCCAGGAGCATCTATCTAAGTCAACTTGGGATTTTATTGAAGGAGGATCTGATGAATGCTTCACCCGAGATGATAACATCGCAGCATTTAAAAG AATCCGCCTTCGGCCCCGGTACCTGAGAGACGTGCGAGAGGTGGACACCCGGACCACAGTCCAAGGGGAGGAGGTCACGGCCCCCATTTGCATCGCGCCCACGGGTTTCCACGGCCTCGTCTGGCCGGATGGAGAAATGAGCACAGCCAGAG CTGCCCAAGCGGCCGGGATCTGCTACATCATCAGCACCTATGCCAGCTGCTCCCTTGAAGATATTGTGGCTACTGCCCCCAGGGGCCTCAAGTGGTTCCAACTCTATGCAACATCAGACCGGCAGCTCAACAAACAGCTGGTCCAGAGGGCTGAAGCCCTGGGTTTCAAAGCTCTGGTCATCACTGTGGATACACCCAAAATGGGCAACAGGAGATGTGACTTTCGAAACCAACTAGACTTACAGAGGAACTTACTGCTGAAAGACCTTCGCTCGCCAAAGGAG AAACATACAACGCCTTATTTCCAGATGTCCCCCATTGACTCATCCTTCTGCTGGAATGATATCACCTGGCTTCAGAGCCAAACTCGATTGCGCATCATCCTTAAAGGGATTTTGACGAAAGAGGATGCAGAGTTAGCTGTGAAACACAATGTCCATGGCATCATTGTTTCCAACCATGGCGGGAGGCAGCTTGATGACGTTCCTGCTTCT ATTGATGCCTTGACAGAAGTGGTGGCCGCTGTGAAAGGGAAAATGGAAGTGTACCTGGATGGTGGGATCCGAACTGGCAACGACGTGCTCAAGGCTCTGGCCCTTGGGGCTAAGTGTGTGTTTCTAGGGAGACCAATCCTGTGGGGTCTTGCCTATAAG GGTGAACATGGAGTTGAGGAAGTTTTGAAccttataaaaaatgaattccacACTTCCATGAGTCTCACAG GTTGCCGGTCAGTTGCCGAAATCAATCAGGATCTGGTCCAGTTCTCCAGGTTGTAA
- the HAO2 gene encoding 2-Hydroxyacid oxidase 2 isoform X1 — MSRSEPGFPQLPLDTTLARDWKTLTSGPEMPLVCLTDFQAYAQEHLSKSTWDFIEGGSDECFTRDDNIAAFKRSGLLQLGNLDYFSHFTDEVCIFSRIRLRPRYLRDVREVDTRTTVQGEEVTAPICIAPTGFHGLVWPDGEMSTARAAQAAGICYIISTYASCSLEDIVATAPRGLKWFQLYATSDRQLNKQLVQRAEALGFKALVITVDTPKMGNRRCDFRNQLDLQRNLLLKDLRSPKEKHTTPYFQMSPIDSSFCWNDITWLQSQTRLRIILKGILTKEDAELAVKHNVHGIIVSNHGGRQLDDVPASIDALTEVVAAVKGKMEVYLDGGIRTGNDVLKALALGAKCVFLGRPILWGLAYKGEHGVEEVLNLIKNEFHTSMSLTGCRSVAEINQDLVQFSRL; from the exons ATGTCCCGCAGTGAGCCAGGATTTCCACAGCTGCCTCTGGACACCACTCTCGCCAGGGACTGGAAGACGCTAACATCAG GTCCAGAAATGCCCTTGGTGTGTTTGACAGATTTTCAGGCTTATGCCCAGGAGCATCTATCTAAGTCAACTTGGGATTTTATTGAAGGAGGATCTGATGAATGCTTCACCCGAGATGATAACATCGCAGCATTTAAAAGGTCTGGTCTTCT ACAACTAGGAAATTTGGATTatttctcccatttcacagatgaagtcTGCATCTTCTCCAG AATCCGCCTTCGGCCCCGGTACCTGAGAGACGTGCGAGAGGTGGACACCCGGACCACAGTCCAAGGGGAGGAGGTCACGGCCCCCATTTGCATCGCGCCCACGGGTTTCCACGGCCTCGTCTGGCCGGATGGAGAAATGAGCACAGCCAGAG CTGCCCAAGCGGCCGGGATCTGCTACATCATCAGCACCTATGCCAGCTGCTCCCTTGAAGATATTGTGGCTACTGCCCCCAGGGGCCTCAAGTGGTTCCAACTCTATGCAACATCAGACCGGCAGCTCAACAAACAGCTGGTCCAGAGGGCTGAAGCCCTGGGTTTCAAAGCTCTGGTCATCACTGTGGATACACCCAAAATGGGCAACAGGAGATGTGACTTTCGAAACCAACTAGACTTACAGAGGAACTTACTGCTGAAAGACCTTCGCTCGCCAAAGGAG AAACATACAACGCCTTATTTCCAGATGTCCCCCATTGACTCATCCTTCTGCTGGAATGATATCACCTGGCTTCAGAGCCAAACTCGATTGCGCATCATCCTTAAAGGGATTTTGACGAAAGAGGATGCAGAGTTAGCTGTGAAACACAATGTCCATGGCATCATTGTTTCCAACCATGGCGGGAGGCAGCTTGATGACGTTCCTGCTTCT ATTGATGCCTTGACAGAAGTGGTGGCCGCTGTGAAAGGGAAAATGGAAGTGTACCTGGATGGTGGGATCCGAACTGGCAACGACGTGCTCAAGGCTCTGGCCCTTGGGGCTAAGTGTGTGTTTCTAGGGAGACCAATCCTGTGGGGTCTTGCCTATAAG GGTGAACATGGAGTTGAGGAAGTTTTGAAccttataaaaaatgaattccacACTTCCATGAGTCTCACAG GTTGCCGGTCAGTTGCCGAAATCAATCAGGATCTGGTCCAGTTCTCCAGGTTGTAA